The region ACGCTTCCATCTGTGGATAAATGCAGAGTTGCCGTATGGGTATTTAGGTAATCAAAGAGCTTGAATTTCACTACTTTTCGCCTTCCCACCATGGTTGAATCaacaatcatttattgttcagctgaaacgtcggacgtcatgaaagaaatgtgtgaggttttgactttacgtatcacaCTGAGAGAATTATTGCTATAGatttggtacttctatgaCTGAACCTTGGATAATTGAATGACGgattcagataattgaacacaaaatactatagtatgTACTACCTGGTATGTAGGTTGCAGCTGCACGGAACCACATGTCTACTTTACTAAAAGGCTAACTGCTAAGACGCATCAGTGGACGACACTGACTAGTGACATGTGCAGTCAATAGTCATTATTGTCTACTAAGTTGCCCTGGGAATTCTGCCAGCTTGCAGCCCCCAGTCtccagtctgcagtctgcattTTACAGTCACCGTTGCAGTTATTACATCATAATTCTTCACGTAACGGTCAGCTACTATTACATCATAATCgcttttctttcttttcttgtgCGGTGATGTTGAATTATACCCTGGTCCAGTCAAGTATTTGTGTGGTTACTGTGTCAAAGTCGTGTGTAAGAATCAATGTGGGATTTTTGCGACTCATGTCTTACATGGTATCATACTACATGCCCAAAACTACATATTTACGTTTAGCTCAGGAAATGAGTAAATGGGAGTGTTACAGATGTGGCGCCGCGCCCCACAGTTTTGAAGACCCCTTCTTTGAAGTCTCTAGTAATTCACTTGCTGGTATGACTTATTGACAGCAGTGTTCTAAATTGCAGTGATAACATTGATCTTCACGGTTCGTTGTTTTCTAATGTTAGAAAAATACTCTCATCGTGGCTACCTTTAGGCTCATTTGAACATTAATGGATTAGTCTCGAAAGTGGACCAGATTTGGCTGTTGCTGCAGCACTGCTCAGTTGATATTTTAGCGCTACGCGACACAAAGATGGATGAATCCATTTGCAGTGGTCTTGTCAGTATTAGAGGCTACGACCTTTATAGGTCAGATCGCTCTCGCTGTGGTGGTGAGTGTGTCTTTATATTTCTCAGTATTTACGTTCAGAAATTTCTGCTCTTCCATCTCATATCCCAAGTTCTGGAGAACTGGAAGGTACTTTTGTTGAAGTGGAGTCTTGTTGTGGGAAAGATCTGTTGTTGGCTGTTTGTATCGTCCACCTTCGGCGTGTTTATATAAATTCACGCAATGTCTTACGTCTATAATGGATGCCATCTACGCTGATTTTCCCACCTGTAATGTACTCTCTTATGAGATTTAAATGTTGACTGTCTTAATACAAAGAATGACTTATTAAAGGGCcactgacatgcaaaaatcaaaaatttatttaaaatttttatatgATAGTTCTAAAGGTGTGCATAAAGGGAAAATTAATTTAACTTTTTGAAAGTCAAGGTTTCTATAAGAAAATTGAGCCATAATGTGCTTCCGGTTTGGAGCAGTAGATTCGGGGCGTGTACTTATGACATAAAAGTAAAATGGATGTCGCGTTAGCACAAAATGTTTAGATGACTAGCTCATGTGAACGCGACAGCAGCTCTAGTGATGAAGACGGCAGCAATCTCAAGAGAGCTTTGCGTGATCATACTCTTCACGAGGTACGATCGTTAGTGGGCAAAACCCCATTGTTTACGGTTACATCAGCCTTCGGAATCGTCGTTGCGTGGCGGTTTGAAACGGTTTGTGTGCGTATAACCTCCAGTATCATATGGAGTAGATACTGGTGATGCTGAGAATGGCTCGGAAGACGACGAAAGTGAAGCCATAGAATAGGTGGAGCTGTCTAACTTTGAGCCTGTTGCTAGTGAGACGCCATTGCTGGTAGCATCCGAAGACAAGCAAAACGAAAGACTACTTGATTTTTCGTGGTATTAAACAGTTTAGGCTGATATTACAAGTCATGTAGTGGAATTTTGCTTAGGTGGACAACTACAATAACATGTAGTTGTGGTTGCTGACCTCTGGTCGTCTTTGTGGGTGTTGCCATGCAGGACATAGTTGGAAGtaatttgacaaaattgcaTCACTGAACACCCAGGATTCTCTGGCATCTGCCTAGATGTGTGGGTTCTGCAGACTGCATATCTACAGCAGGACTATGGCATTGCATAAAATTGATCCTCCTCTAATTCATGAGAGACAGTCTACCAACAATGCTGACTTTTATTCAACAATGGATTTCTGTACTGCAAAGGAGCTATACAGATATACTTCTTAGTAAAGTTCTTACCATCAATTAGCAAGATGGTGTAATCTGGCTGTCATGCATTTTGTCAGCAGTTAGAAGATTGTGTATCACCATAGAAATTGTTCAGTGGCTTATAGTTCAATTTAATTCATCACTATATGTACACTTCTGCAAAGTCTAAATACAACCTACTCTCTTTCACATTTTTCGTATGCCAATCTcttctttttttttgtttttccaAGTGCTCAGCCCTCGCAATGGCTCAAACAGTATACACGGTATTCATCTCAGTTCGGCGCCCGGTAGCCTAAACTAAATTTCTCTCAGAATCCTGGCTCATCTTCAAAGCAGCCTGCTCTGAAATAACAACTATACAAGAGAGAAGAATCACTTGGGACTTTCCAGCAATCTCTCGTTTGTCTGACTTGTTTCGCCCACTTTTGTCTTTGCTTGGGTCTTCAGAGACAGAAGGAGCCTCACACCTTCTTTCATCTTACTATAACACGCAGCTGCCGCACATCGTCTAACCATTCTAACCGTAGCACACGCTTGAGTCTTGTGCGTTACCTATTTTACTTCCGCTAATGCGACATTCGTTCTCACTTTTACGTCATGTGTCCACTTTCCAAATCTGCTCCTCGAATCCGGATGCGATGAACCGGAAGCATATTTATGACGCAATTTTCTTATAAGTAAAATTATTTTTCCCGGTATATACACCTATAGAAATCATATAggaatttaaaataatttttgatttttgtgtgtcagtggCCCTTTAAGTGATAGTGTCAACATTCTTCAGCTCCGAAATCTAGTAGAATCTCCCACTTGCATCACAGCTACTTCTTCCACACTTATTGATGTAATCCTAGTTACTGTTCCATTATTTTCATCGTGACTTCATCTTTGGATTCAAGTGGACTGAGTGATCACAATCTCATTTGTACTGTCAGAAGCCCACAATGTATGAGTCGTCCAGTCCTACATCGTTCTCGACGTCAACATAGTACGTGTATTATGAAAATTCTGGATGACTTTCATACACAACACCTTGGTCGATGATTTCCTCATTTGAATGATCAGTGGAATACCTGGAATTCATGCAAATAGTGGATCGTCATTTTCTATTAAAATGCGACATCAACAATCTCAACCTTCATTACCCTGGATGTCGCCCACTATTATTGACTTTATCCTTAAACGAGAATATTGCCATGGGGCATCAATTTCTTGAAAGAACAACTGATGAGCAATTAATCTATCAAAACCTTTACAGAGAATTTTGTAATGAAGTAAAGTATGCCTTTCGTAATGCCAAGGCCAATTTCTTTCGAGAAAAGCTAACTGCCATGCATAAGTGTTCTTTAAAGTTTTGAAATACCATCAATCAAATTTTGGAGTGCACTAGAGTTTCTTCTGTTCAGTTACCACCCGTAGCAGCTTCTGGCAGACAATTTAGTTCAGTTGTAGGGACAATGAATTTAATAGCTCTCAGTCGCAGAAGCAATTCCAAGGATCTACTAACCTCTCTTATTTCTTGACTGTTTCTGAGCTGGAGGTTCACAGCCTTCTATCAAATCTTGATATAAACAAAGCAAGTGGCTGGGATGAAGTAGAAGCAAAATATCTCAAAATTGGTACAGCTGTGATTGCTCCCTCTGTTGTGTCACTCTTCAATGCCTCGCTGGCTTCTGGTTAACTCCTGAAGATTGGAAATGCGTCAAAAATTACTCCCGTCTTAAAATCGGGTGCTCGAAGTGATCCAATGAACTATCGTCTTATTATTCTTTTGCCAATAGTCTCCAATCTCTTGGAACAGTTTGTCTTTAACAATCTTAGTCAGCATTTGGAAGCGCACTCGCTTTTACCACAATGTCAATATATGGTTTTCGAAAAGGTTGATCAATCCAGAATGAGATATGTTGGATCTTTTTTTTGCTGACATCAAGGGTAGGACCCTGTGCTCAATAGGCTTTCTAAATACCACGTGTTGATTAGTGCATACTTTAGGCGTGCCTGAGTTGACAGTGTCTTGCTGTGCTTGTCATATGATGCATGATATCACGAGTTCACCACGTGAATTGATTAATAACCACTCCTATTAAGAGCTGTAACAGCAGAAATAGTGTTTAGGTCCCATCCTACGCATTCATAAATACATCCTTTCATTTTGCCTGTACAGGTGGCAAAACGGGCACACCCTAAAAAGGAGTTCGGGGTGCCTGGGGAAACCCCTGTGACAATGTGAAATTATAGACtaattgttgcatttgatGGGGCATCAACTTAGTGGCGACTTACCTGAACACGTGCTGAATCTTTCTGCACAATTAGGCAATTTGTGCATGatctgtgtttgtttctctaCCATAACAAAGTTGCATGCATACtcgtacatgcatgcatgcatacatgcatacatggtGATGATGTGTCCACCACTACATGGAAGACTGTCGGTGTTCTTGGTGTCTCGTTTATAATAGCAGACCAACTCTAAATTGACCTTGTAGTTAGTATGTTGATAGTCAACAGTATAACCTCACCCTAGATGCGTGTGGATTACAGTCCTGGATGTGCTACCATGACCACGTCCGGGACtacaatccacactgcgtctggggtgAGGCTAGTTCATTTAGAAGGCCCTAAGGGGTTTGccttattaatataaatgacAATAGATGTTGAGATTTATTAGCTTAAAACGATTATGAGTGTTTTATTAAATCATACTTTAGTATTCCTAAATATCATTCAGTTATAGGCAGCTAAGTAACCAGTCAGTGTTGATTAGTTATCAATGCAGCATAGAACATTTGCTCGTGTATGTTTACAATCGAACCTCGCTAGTCCGAACCTCGCTTATCCGAAATTACCAGTGCCTTGCATACCGAGATCCTATTGGGTGGCCTGATCTGGGTTGCGGTTATCTAATTTTCAGCAAATTCTCGCATTCGTCCATTATAAATCttgactgtcacattatttgtagtcgttgcagcagCGTCCTTTTAGGGCTTGAAAAATAGATTGTCAAGTCGTCGTTTGACGAGTTAGAATTGTACAACTGACAACTATCGTTTTAGTctaggtcgtcaaatgacgacttgtaatggctttctcagTATGCAGGTggataactgtactgtactgtaacaTGTGCTGCTTTGACGCTCTCATTGGGACATATGTCGTACAATGAATGATGTGTACGTGCTCATATCCCGAATAATGAAACTGGGAGTGCAAGAGCCTTCTCAGGTTTCTGACAAAGTAAAGGCATGAAGTTTGCGACCAGGGAGCACGTGaggaagtggagacaatggtaatTCATGTAGATTGAAATAGGTAGATATTTTCagtagcaagaaacggacaacttctgcaatgtgatatgtggaagtctggttgaaaccccgccgtgttttgacaaagagatgTGGTTTGCGTTTAATCACTAATTCGattagctatcactattgTCTTCCTTGCCTCCTCGAAGATGTCTAGCTCTGTAAAATGTAACATGTGgtatccattggctcagcAGTAATGTGTGTTGGATAGTTtcggttgcatgccattgtgggaATACTGCGCTGTATGCTTGTACTGCACTGAATTTTTAGAAGGTTGTACAAAATGGCGGcataccactaaacaccatgatCGACATCAACATGACGTCctagactaaaattttgaCGACCTACAATTtttggaaactcgtcaaatgactaGTTGGGCcgatttttcgagccctgtctttaccacaaacatgtcATGTGTTAAGCTCTAGTAGAGATGTCTGTAAATGCGTTAGTGGTCTGGGCGCCCAAGACATAGTCTGGACCTCAGAAGCTATGCATTTTGGCATTCTTGGTAATTCGAACAACTTCTGTAATCCAAACAAGACTTGGCACAGGgctgttcggattagcgaggtttgaCTGTACTTGTACAAGAGAATTATCTGAACTGGCAATTGGGAAATGTTATTGGTATTCACAAGCTGTAACAACTATTTACatttacatgtatgtatgtgcactTGTGATAAATGAATGAAGATGCTAATTTTAATGTTGAAGGTCATGATTGCTTTCATCAAGTATGATACATTCTGTTTATAAGGAAAGTCCTTTCACTGTTGTGTCTTCCTTATTATTGGTGTAGGTGCTTCGAGATGTTGCCAAGGCTCGAAGAGAAGTTGATCTTCACTGGCGTGCCAGTTCACATCTGAATATTGTCAATATTATGGATGtatatgaaaacaaatacatggGATCAAAATGTCTTCTTGTAGTAATGGAATGGTACATGTCTGGCTTTTGTGAATTATGTTAGTGTGCCATAACGAGTAATAATGTTACAGTATGGAAGGAGGTGAATTGTTTGAGAGGATTCAAAAGCGTGCTGATCAAGCATTCACTGAAAGAGGTTTGTGTAGGATGTGAATGCTTCTGATACAATTGAATTTTTTGATGTATCTGGAACAGAAGCTGCAAAAATAATGAGACAGGTGTGTGATGCTGTGGCGCATTTGCACAGCATGAACATAGCACACAGAGACTTGAAGGTGGCTATTTTGAAACTGAGATGCAACTGTATGAACTTTCTTGTTAATATTGTGTTGCTGTAGCCTGAAAACCTTTTGTACTTGGACAAATCTAATGAGTCGGTTTTGAAGCTAACAGACTTTGGGTTTGCCAAAGAAGTGACGACTACACTCCAGACACCATGTTATACTCCATACTATGTTGGTATGCAGTGTGATTGTAAGGCAATGCTACTTACGTTTCTCAGTATTGTGTATTATGTTGTAGCTCCTGAGGTACTTGGTCCTGAGAAGTATGACACATCATGTGACATGTGGTCACTTGGTGTCATTATGTACATCTTGTAAGTACTAATCTATTGCTTTGTTGCTGTGGGTGTACGTGATGTTCGTTATTCATTTAAGGTTGTGTGGCTTTCCGCCATTCTACAGCAATTGTGGTGCACCAATGTCTCCAGGAATGAAGAAACGAATTCGGACTGGACAGTATGACTTTCCTAAACCGGAGTGGTCTGCTGTTTCTGATAGTGGTGtgtaaataatatttaatgtGTGTAATTGTTATGAGTCATTGACCACATAGTGCACGGAGCTTATGGACCTTTTGTTGGTAGATTGGCTTTTGTTGTGTCTTTTTAGTAGATGTCTTTATTTATACAGTCgcatgtcacttatccgacccccTTGGGACTGGGCCCCTGTTGGCTAAGCGaatatgttggataactgaagctgttaccaACTGAACCATTGTTTATATTGTACGGCATTTTTTCCACATGAGGTATACTGAATTTAGATGTGAATTTAAACGAATCAAATGTCTTGTTGATCTGGAGATAAAAATTATACTTTTCATGGTCGattgtaaatttatataatatgcaggTTGCgttatctgtcatatcatcacTCACATGGTAAGCTTGACCTGTCGGAGAACAGgcgtgtcggataagtgaacaTCGAATgagtgacacgcgactgtattGATGTCTCTGTCATTCTTGATTAGTTTGTGAACTGTGTTGTAACTATGGAATCTTATTTACAATTATAGTTATTTGTTAATTGATTTCTCAAATTTTTGTgtacatgttgtttgtttgatgatgTTGGTTTAGaaattaaaggagcactttGGAGATCTGTGCAGCATCTAGTGCGCAGTTTAGTGCACAGCATCTAGTGCGCTAATGGGAAAtccatactaaccaagttgggtattTGGGTGCTATCTTagagcaaacccgacagatgtacgtTAAGAACATTAATTTTCATAACTTAGAAACTGACATAgctgtttcaagaatttcgtctGCCAAGTGGAGCGTTTCTTGGCACGCAATTAGATCACATGAGACTTACTGATGCAGTCACATTCCtggaaatggtctctctgcTCCTTCTGTTGCTCCAAGCATGGTGGAAACCgttgtgctactttcagactgtctagcGACTGACCTTCTTTTTGTGTGATTTATTTTTGTCTGGCAACATTCGAGAGAATCAGTATTTTGTGAGTTTCTTTGGAGTTGAAGGCTGCTGTCGTTAATCATGTTCTAACAGTTTGCGAGGCACTCATCCCTAGCAGGAACACTTTCACGAACACCCTCAATCACCAGATCTTGCTATTTCGGTTGTGCATTTTGCTGCACACTAGATGCTGCGCACTAGATGTTGTGCATGTCTCTGGAGTGTTTCTAAGAGCACCAAGTGACTCAAAAATGTTTGAATGATAGAGgaaagccctgtccacactggcaactggatcgcgatccggcCACAGTGCTGTCCACTCTTGTAACTGGATCGTGACAAACCCAATCCACATTGTAGGTGGAGTCGTTCCACATCGGATTgcaatcggttgaatccaattagaaatagtgagcgttaccttcacgtacacTATGAATATAGTCGGAACATCTTACCTCGTCACTCATTTTTGCTCTTGCTCACCTTATGTTGCTGTAGtaatgctttccacaagcaaagaacccacacatacacatgggtcatcagtcacgtgataccaaaaaGAGGCGGCGGTATCATTTTCAAAATACAGTGTGGACGCTTGTTATCCCAATTGGATCGCGAttcattctggtctagtgtggacacaGCTTGACTTGGTGTACTACAACATGTGAAATGTATTTGCAGAGGTAGAACAGTATAGCAGGTACTTGTTGTATAGCGATTATCTGATCTATGTGAGGCTTTCTTCAGGATAGTTATTGCATTTATATATTGCAAACCTGCTGCTTTAAATCAGGGGTGGGCATGGTTGGTGGGATTGACACTTAATTTCCTCTGCTGGTTTCTAGTTGGCACTCTGAATAGCACATGGTACTTACTACTCGTGATCAACTTTGAAAATGGCTTCTTTCTTTTTACGTTGTGATCTGTTCCAGAACCTTACTGTAGGAGTAGAAGTATAATATTCAAGAAAATCAAGGATCTAAACTGTTTGAAAGGCCTCTATCTAGTCACAGGAACCTCTCCGTTTAAGAAAGAATTGACAGTTTAGGTCTCGCTCAGATAAAAATTTTATGTGCTTCTCTGGAAAGTGTATGTCTGCTCGGAAAATGTTTGCATTGGAAGTACCAGATTAAAGTAAAATGAGAGTGAGGTAAATGGCAGCGATTTTGACAAGTCTGTAGTATATATAACTAGATGCATGACTCATCCTTGTAAGGGGCAGAGTACTGTATTGTTATGACGGAATACTCAGTCTGAGCATGTGTAGACTTGTCACTTGCGATTTTTTGGGTAGAAATTGACTCACTCTCTGTTCGGATTTGGAGCAAATGACTGATGAGGGCATgcgttcgaatgaactggaatgtgctaatcctgttgaagacaaatgaagatGTAACCGAGTGTCCTATTCCAAGAAATTTGTAGCGTCTTTTCCATTCCATCCGGgcagcagaaacttgaaagtcgcatgcagtttcttactcacccataGGATACAGTAGCTTGACACGCAGGCATGATTTAGTGCACTGCTTGCTCTGACGTTGTCACACTCCCAGTGTAGCGCTCAGTGCAGGAAACGTgcaggttggattcagtgcaaatgcggTCACACGCCTCTTCAGTGGGTCTTCTCGGAGTCATTTTGACAGTCCCATTGAATGTCGTCatttcgaagacgttgctgccgtggTAGGTATTCGACACGCTTCCTCGGGTAAACCAAAGGTAGGCGTATTTTTAAATACCCGGATATCCTACTAAGAATATCTTATCTTTTGACGTTGCCagtaataaacaacacactcCGTGCTTACCATCAGAAGTTACGAATGAGCAGTTTAATTTTGGTGGAGATCTGATGAGCCATTGCAGAAAAATTCACGTGCGAGTGGAGGCGGGTCCTCCTGAGACATTTTAAAATATACTCAGGACGTTTCCAACTTATGCACTGAACAATATTTTTTCAGAACTCTATCTCTTTGCTCTGgacatagtttgatgtttaagataagcaaaatcaactacagcttgctcgGATAACCCAGTCTGAGGGGACTGTTAGAAAGCATTGTGATGTAACGAtgtcatgtgaacaaacaatgagTATATTGAAATTtaaagtgagcattgcacaCTTAGTtgtgagaaaacaaaactatcCTATTGAGATTGAGCTCACGTAACAGAAattcttcaaattgagtctatcaggggcattcagtcTTCTTCCTGAATGACAAACATCACTAtgttgttttatgttgcaCCCCAAAGGGGACCCGACTAAATCTGGAGACCGACACTACCCTGCCTATGTTCTTACCAAActtacactcacacacacattttatcTTTGCGTGTTTACACTTATTAGGTGGAGGAACCCGAAAAATGAATTTTTCGCCAGTCGTCCGTTATTTTctatgcatttgttgttgttgttgtaatcaCTCGAGCTAGAGTTTTGTCTTTGGGGTCCCCATCTCAGATCCTTCCCACCTACTATCGTCATGATCTATTCATGGAGAATGTCATTATGATGCCACCTTCATGAAGAAGACACACCTTCCGTACAcacggatggatggacgtatgcacacacaagcgGCCCGGTGAGTCGGCTTACTGCAACTACCGATGAATCTTACACTGTATCATGCAGACGTGGGAATTAGAATGGCGTATGAACAGTGGTATTTACTCGAGCCAGAATTTTGTCTCTAGCATCTCACTCTTCCCACGTACTAAACGTTATGgcatgatctattcgtggagaaagATGCCACTTACatgaagaagacgcacctttcGTGACACATGGATggacgcatgcatgcataagcGGCCCGGTGAGCTGGCTTACTCCAACTACAGCGGGCGCAGGTTGCACTCTCCCAGTAGAGAACAGCGTACAGAGCTGTTGCGGGTGCACATCACATCCTCAtactcggttaattgaacaa is a window of Corticium candelabrum chromosome 20, ooCorCand1.1, whole genome shotgun sequence DNA encoding:
- the LOC134195369 gene encoding MAP kinase-activated protein kinase 2-like, with the translated sequence MADFFKLKLPFSSHHQPATPRSFKPKKNVITDDYEISKEVLGLGVNGKVLSCRSKKNGGRFALKVLRDVAKARREVDLHWRASSHLNIVNIMDVYENKYMGSKCLLVVMECMEGGELFERIQKRADQAFTEREAAKIMRQVCDAVAHLHSMNIAHRDLKPENLLYLDKSNESVLKLTDFGFAKEVTTTLQTPCYTPYYVAPEVLGPEKYDTSCDMWSLGVIMYILLCGFPPFYSNCGAPMSPGMKKRIRTGQYDFPKPEWSAVSDSAKDLIKSLLKTDPSQRMNIIQMKKHPWIADSVAVPTTALFSARVLQEENEMWHDVQEEMALALATMRVDTDQVRTIKTVDEAKNPILARRAKKQQQKASEV